One segment of Carya illinoinensis cultivar Pawnee chromosome 1, C.illinoinensisPawnee_v1, whole genome shotgun sequence DNA contains the following:
- the LOC122282011 gene encoding 1-aminocyclopropane-1-carboxylate oxidase-like, with the protein MATSPEPRSENPIDFRAPPPSPVASGRRSTVTNDDILTEFLHHSLRVPDLILPHKVFPRQKFIESPPVIDLQSLTSKESDSIPKILDSISGIGCFQLVNYGIPPESMSAALAAATGIFHVPPEKKAAATRSLERPYGFEEGHEEEGESELSEEFVWCRDEALKLEMEGVWPAGYSNFSEKMEALMFEIEKVAEKILLALWESFLRKPIYENEMTQQQELGSSVCCLYKHSKNVPADKWYDVIRMLIRGTDLSHSLCLHLCDGSSEFHVYSKKGWVSFIPEKGALIITVGDQIQALSGGHYKHVIGRPIFKDEKDDCISMAFLCSPPPTTSTANAAATATTSCSKTKREKTISLSQQALVALFLTLIYQIFVYVSKKF; encoded by the exons ATGGCGACTTCACCTGAACCCAGGTCCGAAAACCCAATTGATTTTCGTGCCCCGCCTCCCTCTCCGGTAGCCTCCGGACGCCGATCGACTGTCACCAATGATGACATCCTCACCGAATTCCTCCACCACTCCCTTCGTGTCCCCGACCTCATCTTGCCCCATAAGGTCTTTCCCCGCCAAAAATTCATTGAAAGTCCCCCAGTGATTGATTTACAATCCTTGACTTCCAAGGAAAGTGATTCAATACCCAAGATTCTGGATTCTATATCCGGAATTGGGTGCTTTCAGCTGGTGAACTACGGAATTCCGCCTGAAAGTATGAGTGCCGCATTGGCTGCCGCCACTGGCATTTTCCATGTCCCACCAGAAAAGAAGGCGGCGGCGACGAGGTCGTTGGAAAGGCCATACGGCTTTGAAGAAGGTCATGAAGAGGAGGGCGAGAGTGAGTTGAGTGAAGAGTTTGTATGGTGTAGAGATGAAGCTTTGAAGTTGGAAATGGAGGGAGTCTGGCCAGCAGGATATTCAAATTTCAG CGAGAAAATGGAAGCCCTGATGTTTGAGATAGAGAAGGTTGCTGAGAAAATTCTATTGGCCCTCTGGGAAAGTTTTCTAAGAAAACCAATATACGAAAATGAAATGACACAACAACAAGAACTTGGGTCATCAGTGTGTTGTCTCTACAAGCATAGCAAGAATGTACCAGCCGACAAGTGGTATGATGTGATCAGGATGCTAATAAGGGGTACCGATTTATCCCATTCCTTGTGTCTGCATTTATGTGATGGGTCTTCAGAGTTTCACGTCTACTCCAAGAAAGGTTGGGTTTCTTTTATCCCAGAGAAAGGTGCCCTGATAATCACTGTTGGAGACCAAATCCAG GCATTAAGTGGTGGACACTACAAGCATGTGATAGGAAGACCAATCTTTAAAGATGAGAAAGATGACTGTATATCAATGGCTTTCCTCTGTTCCCCTCCTCCAACCACCAGTACTGCCAATGCTGCCGCCACCGCCACAACCAGCTGCTCAAAAACAAAGAGGGAAAAGACTATCTCGCTGAGTCAACAAGCCTTGGTGGCTTTGTTTTTGACTCTTATATACCAAATTTTCGTTTACGTTTCAAAGAAATTTTGA